One Fulvia fulva chromosome 8, complete sequence DNA window includes the following coding sequences:
- a CDS encoding GMP synthase [glutamine-hydrolyzing]: MAANGEINGVAPPHTKFDTILVLDFGSQYTHLITRRLRDMNIYSEMLPCTQKVSELAWKPKGIILSGGPYSVYADDAPHVDADIFKLDVPILGICYGLQEIAWHFGKNVAAGEKREYGKTQLKVERYNKGGVDHLFDGLEEGLEVFMSHGDKLSKLPENWVTIAYTSSAPYAGIAHESKPYYGIQFHPEVTHTPKGTQVIKNFAVEICKVKQDWSMGDFKDQEIARIRGLVGDKGQVIGAVSGGVDSSVAAKLMQAAIGDRFHAIMVDNGCLRMDEAKKVEKTLKEGLGVNLEVVDASDLFLGRLAGVSDPEKKRKIIGNTFIDLFQQRAKEIAAAAENTDRAGKIEWFLQGTLYPDVIESISFKGPSATIKTHHNVGGLPEKMDLKLIEPLRELFKDEVRKLGTELGIPDELVWRHPFPGPGLAIRIIGEVTKERIRIAQEADEIWIGEIRKAGFYREISQAYAAVLGVKSVAVVGDQRLHGEIIHLRAVQTTDFMTANVFRGAPMDWFCDVADKIANEVAGVARVVYETTSKPPATIELE; this comes from the coding sequence ATGGCCGCCAATGGAGAGATCAACGGTGTGGCACCGCCGCACACCAAGTTCGATACAATCCTTGTTCTCGACTTCGGGTCACAATACACTCATTTGATCACGAGGAGGCTACGCGACATGAACATTTACTCGGAAATGCTGCCATGTACCCAGAAGGTCTCAGAGCTGGCTTGGAAGCCTAAGGGTATTATCTTATCCGGTGGTCCATACTCTGTCTACGCCGACGATGCGCCTCACGTCGATGCCGATATCTTCAAGCTAGATGTTCCAATCCTTGGGATATGCTACGGGTTGCAAGAGATCGCTTGGCACTTTGGCAAGAATGTTGCCGCTGGAGAGAAGAGAGAGTATGGCAAGACGCAGCTGAAGGTGGAGAGGTACAACAAAGGAGGCGTAGATCACCTGTTCGATGGACTGGAAGAGGGTCTTGAGGTGTTCATGTCACACGGCGACAAGCTCTCCAAATTGCCCGAGAACTGGGTCACCATTGCGTACACTTCGAGTGCACCGTACGCCGGAATCGCCCACGAGAGCAAGCCTTACTATGGCATTCAGTTCCATCCAGAGGTCACTCACACGCCAAAAGGTACACAAGTGATCAAGAACTTCGCGGTCGAGATCTGCAAGGTCAAGCAAGACTGGTCAATGGGCGACTTCAAAGATCAAGAGATTGCACGTATTCGAGGATTGGTGGGTGACAAGGGTCAGGTGATTGGCGCTGTGTCTGGTGGTGTTGACTCATCGGTTGCTGCAAAGCTCATGCAAGCAGCCATTGGTGACCGATTCCATGCAATCATGGTCGACAATGGATGCCTGCGCATGGACGAGGCCAAGAAAGTTGAGAAGACGCTGAAGGAAGGACTTGGCGTCAACCTCGAGGTTGTGGATGCCAGCGACTTGTTCCTTGGTCGTTTGGCAGGCGTCTCAGACCCTGAGAAGAAGCGAAAGATCATTGGCAACACGTTCATCGACCTCTTTCAACAGCGGGCGAAGGAGATTGCGGCAGCGGCAGAGAACACTGACCGAGCCGGCAAGATCGAATGGTTCCTCCAGGGCACACTGTATCCAGATGTGATCGAATCCATCTCGTTCAAGGGACCCAGCGCAACGATCAAGACTCACCACAACGTTGGTGGTCTGCCAGAGAAGATGGACCTTAAGCTCATCGAGCCACTACGAGAGCTCTTCAAGGATGAGGTACGCAAGCTCGGAACAGAGCTCGGCATTCCTGATGAGCTCGTCTGGAGACACCCCTTCCCAGGTCCAGGTCTTGCCATTCGCATCATCGGAGAAGTCACCAAAGAACGCATTCGCATTGCTCAGGAAGCCGACGAGATCTGGATTGGTGAGATTCGTAAGGCTGGGTTCTACAGAGAGATCTCCCAAGCGTACGCAGCCGTTCTTGGTGTCAAGTCTGTCGCTGTGGTAGGTGATCAACGTCTACACGGAGAGATCATCCACTTGCGCGCCGTGCAGACCACAGACTTCATGACCGCCAACGTGTTCCGAGGTGCTCCAATGGACTGGTTCTGCGATGTCGCCGACAAGATTGCCAACGAGGTTGCTGGTGTCGCTCGTGTAGTCTACGAGACGACAAGTAAGCCTCCTGCTACGATCGAGCTGGAGTAG